The Nitrospira sp. genome has a window encoding:
- a CDS encoding PilN domain-containing protein, producing the protein MLLDKLTSVLRDVALRIGPPSARSGLFTMNLSSRYRWYLAPARLVIMLLAGAIGVAMLWDISQAWLVWQDVQSMETALKQVQDRDRELLKEAQQEGLDLSDAALQVLPKEIEFANHLIEKRSFSWTRFLTELERAIPQRIAVNSIRLDPANATIMLTGSARALEDVTTLTVTFQDHPQFKDPVLGQHRVMSNGLVEFDLTLRYRNRSQ; encoded by the coding sequence ATGTTGCTCGACAAGCTGACATCGGTGCTTCGTGACGTGGCCTTGCGCATCGGCCCGCCTTCCGCCCGCAGCGGACTCTTCACGATGAACCTGAGCAGCCGGTATCGTTGGTATCTGGCGCCGGCTAGGCTCGTGATCATGCTCCTTGCAGGGGCGATTGGTGTCGCCATGCTCTGGGACATTTCTCAGGCGTGGTTGGTCTGGCAGGACGTGCAATCAATGGAGACGGCCCTCAAGCAGGTGCAAGACCGAGATCGGGAGCTCTTAAAGGAAGCACAACAGGAGGGGCTCGATCTCTCGGATGCTGCGCTGCAAGTCCTTCCCAAGGAAATCGAGTTTGCGAACCACCTTATCGAAAAACGCAGTTTCTCCTGGACCCGATTTCTCACTGAACTCGAACGGGCCATTCCTCAACGGATCGCCGTGAACAGCATCCGGCTGGATCCGGCGAATGCCACGATCATGCTGACGGGGTCCGCCCGCGCGCTGGAAGACGTGACCACATTGACGGTGACGTTTCAAGATCATCCGCAATTTAAGGATCCCGTGTTGGGCCAGCATCGGGTGATGAGTAATGGGCTGGTAGAGTTCGACCTAACGCTGCGCTATCGGAATCGAAGCCAATGA
- the pilO gene encoding type 4a pilus biogenesis protein PilO, with protein MMFPGLDRLQLTSRQPYAPILPWMAFVAGLFVLSYGIHALVLGATEEEKVRLEGEWIKARQQLNRHKDAKKAKADLQRVWAVLPLFRDFAPLALGVTEEAKRDQVTLPALSYKTEKTSVPDASKAVLQGTVTGRYEDLRRFLYNLESAEELLFIEDLNLVRSGNVQDQQLTFNIRISTYLRGEHLQSPTSP; from the coding sequence ATGATGTTTCCAGGACTCGATCGTCTTCAACTGACGTCGCGCCAGCCCTACGCGCCCATTCTTCCTTGGATGGCCTTCGTGGCCGGGCTCTTCGTGTTGAGCTATGGGATCCACGCTCTGGTGCTTGGCGCGACGGAGGAAGAGAAGGTTCGGCTCGAAGGCGAGTGGATCAAGGCACGGCAACAGTTAAACCGGCACAAGGATGCCAAGAAGGCCAAGGCGGATCTGCAGCGGGTCTGGGCGGTGCTGCCCCTGTTCCGGGATTTTGCGCCGCTGGCGCTCGGGGTGACTGAAGAGGCGAAGCGTGACCAAGTCACCTTGCCGGCACTGTCGTACAAGACAGAAAAAACCTCCGTTCCCGATGCAAGTAAAGCCGTGCTGCAGGGGACAGTGACAGGACGGTACGAAGACTTGCGTCGATTCCTCTATAACCTGGAGTCGGCGGAAGAATTGTTGTTCATTGAAGACCTCAATCTGGTTCGGTCAGGCAATGTGCAGGATCAGCAATTGACCTTCAATATTCGAATTTCGACCTATCTGCGCGGGGAACATTTGCAATCCCCGACGTCGCCGTAA